A window from Drosophila subobscura isolate 14011-0131.10 chromosome O, UCBerk_Dsub_1.0, whole genome shotgun sequence encodes these proteins:
- the LOC117899715 gene encoding neurofibromin isoform X3: MSTQKPGEWASALLARFEDQLPNRIGAYGTQARMSQDQLVACLIHISRYRFSLVISGLTKMLQRVNEAALQNRYEPERCYFESLVIILTTLERCLTNQTKDTARFEEAMNVKLLLREISQFVDVQSDSNPNAAQLKALASKVLFALSQNHFSAVFNRISARIQELTSCSEENPDYNDIELIQHIDMDMIKLTKLLQETITKFRSKRAPPLILLYSLEKAIWNWIEYHPQEFQDLQRGTNRDISTCWEPLLDFVEYFKTENKKSKTMVWPLQMLLLILNPSSLEATVNELQQSEKEKEKEKVPSKSTQSASRDKDKDFSARQFIESIKRGLGQHSPSKQVTESSAIACVKLCKASTYINITDSNNVVFKLVQYFINDLKALLFNPAKPFSRGQGYNFADIELMIDCWVSCFRISPHNIEALKVCLNLSSPQAYHFVIVCSLLRLAHIYVDFRLQNKNPFRIVNQPRLSWWPQTEVVHYRSAELRALFTDTLNKATQGYIAHTPLRYITSLTLKSKDTQKGLTRAEEGPAHKMLLLLLVRLIHADPTLLLNTQGKVAHEVQSSTLELINGLVSLVHQTTMPDVAQEAMEALLALHAPEKIEVWNPEAPINTFWDVSSQVLFSISQKLIQHQIANYTDVLKWLREILICRNTFLQRHKDYAHVGSQIAICKQAHIKMEVVFFMYLWSVDLDAVLTSLSCFGLLCEEAEICCSSDELTVGFIMPNYHIYQELAQLSTSATDTRICFFDNSHGNVLSRLTLQKRIMTLLRKIEHCVHGVQPAWEETFRNWEVSSKVLQTYPKCKGEDGQAEVFHRGMGKRRASHQSSEHDLEEQINEWANMTWFLLALGGVCLHKRCSSRQSLLQQSQNNASLGSLAQTSLYSSSTSSGHGSLHPSTVSLSTLPPAPPQDVSYCPVTQFIGQLLRLLVCSNEKIGLNIQKNVKELVGEEMSTQLYPILFDQIRAIVEKFFDQQGQVNVNVTDINTQFIEHTIYIMKSILDPKASKDPNNEQPSPSEHLGVTSIEGMMLGIVRYVRHLDMTVYAIRVKTKLCQLVEVMMKRRDDLAFRQEMKFRNKLVEYLTDWVMGTSHQIAPPSSADAAILTNTSLIFRDLDQACMEAVAALLRGLPLQPEESDRGDLMDAKSALFLKYFTLFMNLLNDCIDSSEAEKELNNTPLLPPRPRMAAGKLTALRNATIQAMSNLLGANIDSGLMHSIDLGYNPDLQTRAAFMEVLTQILQQGTEFDTLAETVLADRFEQLVQLVTMISDKGELPIAMALANVVTTSQMDELARVLVTLFDAKHLLSPLLWNMFYREVEVSDCMQTLFRGNSLGSKIMAFCFKIYGASYLQMLLEPLIRPLLDEQEETCFEVDPARLEAGEDIEQHRNNLIALTQKVFDAITNSSDRFPPQLRSMCHCLYQVLSKRFPNLLQNNIGAVGTVIFLRFINPAIVSPQELGIVDKQVHSSAKRGLMLMSKILQNIANHVEFSKEQHMLCFNDFLRDHFEAGRRFFIQIASDCETVDQTSHSMSFISDANVLALHRLLWTHQEKIGDYLSSSRDHKAVGRRPFDKMATLLAYLGPPEHKPVDSHMMFSSYARWSSIDMSSTNFEEIMVKHQMHEKEEFKTLKSMNIFYQAGTSKSGYPVFYYIARRYKIGETNGDLLIYHVILTLKPFCHSPFEVVIDFTHTCSDNRFRTEFLQKWFYVLPTVAYENVHAVYIYNCNSWVREYTKFHDRILAPLKGNRKLMFLESPNKLTDYIDAEQQKLPGATLSLDEDLKVFSNALKLSHKDTKVAIKVGPTALQITSAEKTKVLAHSVLLNDVYYASEIEEVCLVDDNQFTLSITNESGQLSFIHNDCDNIVQAIIHIRNRWELSQPDSVTVHQKIRPKDVPGTLLNMALLNLGSCDPNLRTAAYNLLCALTATFDLKIEGQLLETQGLCIPSNNTIFIKSVSEKLATNEPHLTLEFLEESIQGFQRSTIELKHLCLEYMTPWLKNLVKFCKSNDDAKKLKVSQILDKLINLTIDQKEMYPSVQAKIWGSIGQIPELIDMVLDNFLHKSITYGLGSPQVEIMADTAVALASANVQLVSKKVITRMCRVMDKSCTNPTQYLEQHMMWDDIAILGRYLLMLSFNNCLDVATSVPYLFHTITFLVCSGSLSMRASTHGLVINIIHSLCTCTNPSFSEEAQRVLRLSLDEFSLPKFYLLFGISKVKSAAVTAFRSSCRHPTDKWLGNERVTQPLPADRERLSLPSLEVITDALLEIMEACMRDVPDCEWLQTWTSLARSFAFCYNPALQPRALIVYGCISKSVTDHEVKQLLRILVKALESFNDLILIEALVMCLTRIQPLLRPESPIHRALFWVAISVLQLDEITLYGAGLALLEQNLHTLKSQGCFDKKETIAEVMMKTREKLEWHFKQLDHAVGLSFRSNFHFALVGHLIKGFRHPTPTTVSRTSRVLTMLLGIIAKPLHRDKFEVTPDSVAYLTALVAVSEEVRSRCHVKHALPRWPADLSVENAETSNGGVQAIGQPLSRRQKSWDILDQSALQFARQHKVPTLQSARVLFKTQRSFSVPTTKDPSNVAGIEERQERGSRSSVSNESNVLLDPEVLPDLSIQALVLTVLATLVKYSSDEVETRVLYQYLAEGSVVFPKVFPVIHSLLDQKINNILSVSHDQVVLNSVQNIIQNMLASEDPSQQQLHFLQSCGFGGLWRFAGPFTKYNMMGESSELFVNCLEAMVETCLPGDETAPVPPSPRPYNLSSSLSSLTLGSPTDKAA; the protein is encoded by the exons ACCACCCTGGAGCGTTGTCTTACCAATCAAACCAAAGATACGGCGCGGTTTGAGGAGGCAATGAATGTgaaactgctgctgcgtgaAATTTCACAATTTGTGGATGTGCAGAGCGACAGTAATCCTAATGCAGCACAGCTAAAGGCGCTGGCCTCCAAAGTGCTATTTGCCCTGTCCCAAAATCACTTTTCGGCAGTATTTAATCGCATCTCGGCGAGGATTCAGGAGTTGACATCGTGCTCGGAGGAGAATCCCGATTACAATGACATCGAATTAATACAACATATCGATATGGACATGATTAAGCTTACCAAGCTGCTGCAAG AAACTATCACAAAGTTTCGCTCGAAGCGTGCGCCACCTTTGATTTTACTCTACTCCCTGGAGAAGGCTATTTGGAACTGGATTGAGTATCATCCACAGGAGTTTCAAGACTTGCAGCGCGGCACCAATCGCGATATATCCAC GTGCTGGGAGCCACTCCTCGACTTTGTCGAGTACTTCAAGACCGAGAATAAGAAAAGCAAGACCATGGTCTGGCCTTTGCAAATGCTGTTGTTGATATTGAATCCCTCCAGCCTGGAGGCCACCGTCAACGAGCTGCAGCAGTCcgaaaaggagaaagagaaggaaaaggtGCCCTCAAAGTCCACACAGTCGGCATCTcgggacaaggacaaggacttTTCGGCCAGGCAGTTTATTGAGAGCATCAAGCGTGGCTTGGGCCAGCATTCGCCATCGAAGCAGGTCACCGAATCCTCAGCGATTGCTTGCGTGAAGCTATGCAAGGCCTCCACGTACATTAATATAACGGACTCGAACAATGTAGTCTTCAAGCTGGTTCAATATTTCATCAATGATTTAAAGGCGTTGCTGTTCAATCCGGCCAAACCGTTCTCACGCGGTCAGGGCTATAACTTTGCCGACATTGAGCTAATGATTGACTGCTGGGTGTCCTGTTTCCGCATTAGTCCCCACAACATTGAGGCGCTGAAAGTGTGCCTGAATCTGTCATCGCCGCAGGCCTATCATTTTGTAATTGTGTGCTCGCTGTTGAG ATTGGCTCACATTTACGTGGATTTTCGCCTGCAAAACAAGAATCCCTTTCGCATTGTCAACCAACCGCGTCTGTCCTGGTGGCCACAGACCGAAGTCGTTCACTATCGCTCTGCGGAGCTGCGTGCACTTTTTACGGATACGCTAAACAAGGCCACGCAGGGGTACATTGCGCACACACCGCTGCGCTACATTACCTCCCTGACGCTTAAGTCCAAGGACACACAAAAGGGGCTGACACGCGCCGAGGAGGGACCGGCCCACAAGatgctactgttgctgctggtgcgacTGATACACGCTGATCCCACTCTGCTGCTGAAT ACCCAAGGAAAAGTGGCCCATGAGGTGCAGAGCTCCACTCTAGAGCTAATCAATGGTTTGGTCAGTCTAGTGCATCAAACCACCATGCCAGATGTGGCACAGGAGGCCATGGAAGCACTGCTGGCGCTGCATGCACCAGAGAAAATTGAAGTCTGGAATCCCGAGGCGCCCATCAACACGTTCTGGGACGTCAGCTCCCAAGTGTTGTTCTCCATTTCGCAGAAGCTCATCCAGCATCAGATAGCCAACTATACGGATGTGCTAAAGTGGCTGCGCGAGATATTGATCTGCCGCAATACGTTCCTGCAGCGGCACAAGGACTACGCTCACGTGGGCAGTCAGATAGCCATCTGCAAGCAGGCGCACATCAAAATGGAAGTGGTGTTCTTTATGTATTTGTGGAGCGTCGACTTGGATGCGGTGCTGACATCGCTCTCGTGCTTTGGGCTGCTCTGCGAAGAGGCAGAGATATGCTGCAGCTCGGACGAATTGACAGTGGGCTTCATAATGCCCAATTATCACATCTATCAGGAGTTGGCGCAGCTGTCCACTT CTGCAACAGATACGCGCATTTGCTTCTTTGACAACTCACATGGCAATGTGTTGAGCCGCTTAACACTGCAGAAACGCATCATGACGCTGCTGCGCAAGATTGAGCATTGTGTCCATGGTGTGCAGCCCGCCTGGGAAGAGACCTTTCGCAACTGGGAGGTGTCCAGCAAGGTCCTGCAAACGTATCCCAAATGCAAGGGCGAAGATGGACAGGCAGAGGTCTTTCATCGGGGTATGGGCAAGCGTAGGGCTAGTCATCAGAGTTCCGAGCACGATCTGGAGGAGCAAATCAACGAATGGGCCAACATGACTTGGTTCCTGCTGGCCCTCGGCGGCGTTTGCCTGCACaaacgctgcagcagccgtcAGTCATtgctgcagcagtcgcagAATAATGCCTCCCTGGGCTCGCTGGCTCAAACGTCGCTGTATTCGAGCTCCACCAGCTCTGGGCATGGCTCGTTGCATCCCAGCACCGTATCGCTGTCGACACTGCCACCAGCACCGCCACAGGATGTCAGCTATTGCCCCGTGACGCAATTCATTGGCCAACTGTTGCGTTTGCTCGTGTGCAGCAACGAGAAGATTGGCCTCAACATACAGAAGAATGTCAAAGAGCTGGTGGGCGAAGAAATGTCCACCCAGCTGTATCCCATACTCTTCGATCAGATTCGGGCCATTGTGGAGAAGTTCTTTGACCAGCAGGGCCAAGTGAATGTCAATGTAACGGACATTAATACGCAATTTATTGAGCACACAATCTACATCATGAAATCAATACTGGACCCCAAGGCCAGCAAGGATCCCAACAACGAGCAGCCCTCGCCCTCGGAGCACTTGGGCGTGACGAGCATTGAGGGCATGATGCTGGGGATTGTGCGTTATGTACGACATCTGGATATGACCGTCTATGCCATAAGAGTGAAAACCAAACTCTGCCAGCTGGTGGAGGTTATGATGAAGCGACGCGACGATCTGGCCTTCCGTCAAGAAATGAAGTTTCGCAACAAGCTGGTGGAATACCTCACCGACTGGGTAATGGGCACCTCCCATCAGATTGCACCGCCCAGCTCCGCGGATGCTGCCATATTGACAAACACATCGCTGATCTTTCGCGACTTGGATCAGGCGTGCATGGAGGCAGTGGCTGCGCTACTACGAGGTCTTCCGCTGCAGCCAGAGGAATCGGATCGTGGCGATCTAATGGATGCAAAGAGTGCGCtctttttaaaatattttacgttGTTCATGAACCTACTGAATGATTGTATCGACAGCTCGGAGGCGGAGAAGGAACTGAACAATACACCGTTGCTGCCGCCAAGGCCACGCATGGCTGCCGGCAAGCTGACGGCACTGAGAAATGCCACCATCCAAGCCATGTCCAATCTGTTGGGTGCCAACATCGACTCTGGTCTGATGCACTCGATTGATTTGGGTTATAATCCCGATCTGCAGACGCGTGCAGCTTTCATGGAAGTCCTTACTCAAATCCTGCAGCAGGGCACAGAGTTTGACACGCTGGCGGAGACGGTGCTGGCCGACCGCTTCGAGCAGTTGGTTCAGCTGGTGACGATGATCAGCGACAAAGGCGAGCTTCCCATTGCCATGGCACTGGCCAATGTGGTAACGACCTCCCAAATGGATGAACTGGCGCGCGTTCTGGTCACCCTGTTCGATGCAAAGCACTtgctgtcgccgctgctgtggAACATGTTCTATCGTGAAGTGGAGGTCTCCGACTGCATGCAGACGCTATTCCGAGGCAACTCGCTTGGCAGCAAGATTATGGCATTTTGCTTCAAGATCTATGGTGCCAGCTACTTGCAAATGCTGCTGGAGCCGCTCATACGCCCACTGCTGGATGAACAGGAGGAGACGTGTTTTGAGGTGGATCCCGCACGGCTGGAAGCTGGCGAGGATATCGAACAGCATCGCAATAATTTGATTGCACTGACCCAAAAGGTTTTTGATGCCATAACCAACTCTTCGGATCGCTTTCCGCCACAGCTGCGCTCCATGTGCCATTGCCTGTACCAGGTGCTGAGCAAGCGCTTTCCGAATCTGCTCCAGAACAACATTGGGGCCGTGGGCACAGTCATCTTTTTACGGTTCATAAATCCAGCTATAG TTTCCCCCCAGGAACTTGGCATCGTGGATAAGCAGGTGCACAGCTCGGCCAAACGGGGTCTCATGTTGATGTCAAAGATCCTACAGAATATTGCCAATCATGTGGAGTTCTCCAAAGAACAGCACATGTTGTGCTTCAACGATTTTCTGCGCGATCACTTCGAGGCTGGTCGTCGTTTCTTCATACAGATTGCCTCGGATTGCGAGACCGTAGATCAGACATCGCATAGCATGAGCTTCATTTCGGATGCGAATGTTTTGGCGCTGCATCGACTACTGTGGACGCATCAGGAGAAGATTGGCGACTATCTGTCAAGCAGTCGCGATCACAAGGCGGTGGGCAGGCGACCCTTTGATAAAATGGCCACACTCTTAGCCTACCTAGGCCCGCCGGAGCACAAGCCCGTGGATTCGCACATGATGTTCAGTTCGTATGCACGCTGGAGCTCCATTGATATGTCGTCCACTAACTTTGAGGAGATAATGGTCAAGCATCAGATGCACGAGAAGGAGGAGTTCAAGACGCTCAAGTCGATGAATATATTCTATCAGGCGGGCACCAGCAAATCGGGTTATCCCGTTTTTTACTATATAGCCAGGAGATACAA AATTGGCGAGACAAATGGGGATCTATTGATTTACCATGTCATACTCACATTGAAGCCGTTTTGCCACTCACCCTTCGAGGTGGTCATTGACTTCACGCACACCTGCTCGGATAATCGCTTTCGCACAGAGTTTCTGCAAAAGTGGTTCTATGTTTTGCCTACTGTCGCCTATGAGAATGTCCATGCGGTGTACATTTACAACTGCAATTCGTGGGTGCGAGAGTATACAAAGTTCCACGATCGCATTTTGGCTCCATTGAAGGGCAATCGAAAATTGATGTTCCTGGAGTCACCGAACAAGCTGACGGACTATATTGAtgcggagcagcagaagctgccaGGTGCTACGCTCTCGCTGGATGAGGATCTCAAGGTGTTTAGCAATGCTTTGAAACTGAGCCACAAGGACACAAAGGTGGCTATTAAAGTGGGTCCCACCGCACTGCAGATTACGTCGGCGGAAAAGACCAAAGTGCTGGCCCATTCGGTGCTGCTGAATGATGTCTACTATGCCTCGGAGATTGAGGAGGTTTGCCTTGTGGACGACAATCAGTTCACGCTGTCGATAACAAACGAAAGTGGGCAGCTCAGTTTCATCCACAATGACTGCGACAACATTGTGCAAGCCATTATACACATACGCAATCGGTGGGAGCTAAGCCAGCCCGATTCGGTGACGGTACACCAGAAGATCAGACCGAAGGATGTGCCGGGCACGCTTCTTAATATGGCTCTGCTGAACCTCGGCTCTTGTGATCCCAATCTGCGAACAGCTGCCTACAACCTGCTGTGCGCTTTGACAGCCACCTTTGACCTGAAGATTGAGGGACAACTGCTGGAGACGCAGGGGTTGTGCATACCCTCAAACAACACAATCTTCATCAAGTCGGTCAGCGAGAAGCTGGCCACCAATGAGCCGCATTTGACTCTGGAGTTTCTGGAGGAATCCATTCAGGGCTTTCAGCGCAGCACCATCGAGCTGAAGCATTTGTGTTTGGAGTACATGACGCCCTGGCTGAAGAATCTCGTCAAGTTCTGCAAGTCCAATGACGATGCCAAGAAGCTAAAAGTTTCGCAGATCCTGGACAAGCTGATCAATCTCACCATAGACCAAAAGGAGATGTACCCGTCGGTGCAGGCCAAAATCTGGGGTTCCATTGGTCAAATACCGGAGCTCATTGACATGGTGCTGGATAATTTTCTGCACAAATCGATTACGTACGGCCTGGGCTCGCCGCAGGTGGAGATTATGGCCGATACGGccgtggctttggcttcggccAACGTGCAGTTGGTGTCCAAGAAGGTTATCACGCGCATGTGTCGTGTGATGGACAAATCGTGCACGAATCCCACACAATATCTGGAGCAGCACATGATGTGGGATGACATTGCCATACTGGGACGCTATCTGCTGATGTTGTCATTCAACAACTGCTTGGATGTGGCTACTTCGGTGCCGTACTTATTCCACACCATCACGTTTTTGGTCTGCTCTGGTTCGCTGTCAATGCGAGCTTCCACGCATGGCCTGGTCATCAATATCATTCACTCGCTGTGCACCTGCACGAACCCCTCTTTTTCGGAGGAGGCGCAGCGTGTGCTGAGACTCTCACTGGATGAATTCTCGCTGCCAAAATTCTACCTACTATTTGGCATCAGCAAGGTCAAGTCGGCCGCAGTCACCGCGTTCCGGTCTAGCTGCCGCCATCCCACGGACAAGTGGCTGGGCAATGAGCGCGTCACACAGCCATTGCCTGCGGATCGGGAGCGCCTTTCGCTGCCCTCGCTGGAGGTTATTACTGATGCCCTACTGGAGATAATGGAGGCCTGCATGCGCGATGTCCCCGACTGCGAATGGCTGCAAACTTGGACCTCGCTGGCTCGCAGCTTTGCCTTCTGCTACAATCCGGCTCTGCAGCCGCGTGCCCTCATTGTCTATGGCTGCATCAGCAAGAGTGTGACGGATCACGAGGTGAAGCAACTGCTGCGCATTCTGGTCAAAGCTTTGGAATCATTTAATGATCTTATACTAATCGAAGCACTGGTCATGTGCCTGACGCGCATTCAGCCACTGCTTCGACCCGAATCGCCCATTCACCGTGCCCTCTTCTGGGTGGCCATCTCAGTGCTGCAACTGGACGAGATTACGCTCTACGGTGCTGGCCTGGCACTGCTCGAGCAGAATCTACATACGCTTAAGTCCCAAGGATGTTTTGACAAGAAGGAAACCATAGCCGAGGTCATGATGAAGACACGCGAGAAGCTCGAGTGGCATTTCAAGCAGCTGGACCATGCCGTCGGTCTGTCATTCCGTAGCAACTTTCACTTTGCTTTGGTGGGGCATTTGATTAAG GGCTTCCGTCATCCTACACCGACTACTGTATCACGCACATCACGTGTGCTAACCATGCTGCTGGGCATCATAGCCAAGCCGCTGCATCGCGACAAGTTCGAGGTAACCCCCGACAGTGTGGCATATCTCACGGCGCTGGTGGCAGTGTCCGAGGAGGTGCGCTCACGTTGTCATGTGAAGCATGCGCTGCCACGCTGGCCCGCCGATCTGAGCGTAGAGAATGCAGAAACGTCTAATGGAGGAGTTCAGGCT ATTGGCCAGCCCTTATCCCGCCGACAAAAGAGCTGGGACATTCTCGATCAGTCTGCGCTGCAGTTTGCACGTCAGCACAAGGTTCCCACGCTACAG AGTGCGCgagttttatttaaaactCAACGCTCATTCTCGGTCCCAACAACCAAAGATCCGAGCAATGTAGCCGGCATCGAAGAACGTCAG GAACGCGGCTCACGGTCTTCGGTATCCAACGAGTCGAATGTTTTACTGGATCCCGAAGTCCTACCCGATTTATCCATACAAGCCCTGGTGCTGACTGTGCTGGCTACCTTGGTTAAGTACTCCTCGGATGAGGTTGAAACACGCGTATTGTATCAGTATTTAGCCGAAGGATCTGTCGTCTTTCCTAAAGTATTTCCAGTCAT ACACTCGTTGCTGGACCAAAAGATCAACAATATATTGTCAGTGTCGCACGATCAGGTTGTGCTCAACTCGGTGCAGAATATTATCCAAAATATGCTGGCCAGCGAGGATCCCtcacagcagcagttgcactTTCTACAGAGCTGCGGTTTTGGTGGACTTTGGCGCTTTGCTGGTCCATTTACCAAG TACAACATGATGGGTGAATCATCAGAGCTATTTGTCAACTGCTTGGAGGCCATGGTTGAGACTTGCTTGCCGGGCGATGAAACTGCACCAGTGCCGCCCTCACCACGTCCTTACAACCTGAGCTCCAGCCTGAGCAGCCTGACCTTGGGCTCACCGACGGATAAGG CTGCATGA